AGACAGGAACAGGATCCCCTTCTCTTATTCCAAATCCAGGTACTCTTTCTTAGAAATATAATCATTCATGTGTCGCTTCAAGTCTCAATGGCTGCTGCGTGAGGGAGCGTGTTATAGTTATAACTATTCATGTGTCACTTaaccaacaacttaagcttttcggataattggttcatgacTCTCTTCAAGATTTTGATGTTTCTGCTTGATTTGTTTTCTATCTGTACTCTTgactccaaaaaaaaatttcaacaaaCAATGGCTCTTGCTAAATATACTAATTAGCTTTTAACAAATTTGTGTCCTTTTAAAatgtgaaagaaaaagaaaaaccattTTCATCTATGTTATTTTTGCAGCCGAGCATGAAGGTGGAAGAAATACCAAAAACCGGATTATTATCATAGTAAGTGTGTTGGTAGCAGTAGCTCTACTAATTTGTTGTGTCTATTATTCCTGGAGCAAGAATGGTTTATgtaaaggtaaaaaaaaatcacaaatttcATAATCCTGCCTCTGACAATAAGACTATAGTATATCCAAACTTAAACTCCCTAGCTTCCTTGGCAGTTGGATTGCTGTTGAAGACCAATCCTACAGCTTCTAATGATCATGTTCAAAGAGAGGAATCATTGAATGAAGACCTTCCTATAATTCCTTTAGCTGTAATTCAAAAGATAACTAATAACTTTTCAGAGTCATCCaaattaggagaaggtggattTGGACCTGTTTACAAGGTATCAATCAATTCCTTTAGCTATGCATAGTTTGGCTGGCTTTAACATTTTAACTTCTCCTCTTCTTTTTTctaccttttcctttttttttttatcagggTACTCTACCAGATGGGACTGAAATTGCTGTCAAAAGGCTTGCGGAAACGTCTGGTCAAGGTTTAGAGGAGTTCAAGAATGAAGTAATCTTCATAGCTAAACTGCAACACAGAAATCTTGTCAAACTCTTGGGTTGCTGCATTGAGGAAAATGAGAAGATGCTAGTATATGAGTACATGCAAAATTCAAGCCTTGATTTTCACCTATTCAGTACGTTTTGATTTGCTTTCCTGAAACGATGATATTGTCTGTGCCTTTCTTAGAATAGTAGGTTGCAAAATTTTCTGAAATTACTTATAAATTGACATATTTTGCATTTTGGGAGATTAATTGAAGACTTGAAGTATCATATCCAGTCATATTTCCTATAACTAAGCAACTATAATGAAAAAAGTGAATAATATATTAGTCTCAACTCTCAATTGGTATTGTTTTCCTAAATAACAGGAATCCAATGTTCATTTGCTTGTCAGATGAGGAAAAGCAAAAGCAATTAGATTGGAAACTACGACTAAGCATCATCAATGGAATTGCAAGAGGACTACTATACCTTCATGAAGATTCTCGACTCAGAGTAATCCATAGAGATATGAAAGCCAGCAATGTTCTTCTGGACCATGAAATGAATCCAAAAATATCAGATTTTGGATTGGCAAAGAAATTTGAAATAGGCCAAAGTCAGAGCAGAACAGAGAGGGTTATTGGCACTTAGTAAGTGTTATTATTGCAACTCTTTCAAGACATGTCACTAGAAAGTTTTACACAACTAACAACTGACAGTgttatattaaattttacaGCGGATACATGGCTCCAGAATATGCTATGGCAGGCTTATTTTCAGTGAAATCTGATGTTTTCAGCTTTGGAGTTCTTCTATTAGAAATCATTTATGGGAAAAGAAATGGTGAATTCTTTCTTTCAGAACATGCGCAAAGTCTTCTATTATATGTAAGTTTGGTTTTTCTGATATTATCTCAATAACAAATTGATATTAGAAAGAGATAGGACTGTTGAATGAAACAAATTGTTTTATATTTGTATATAATCTCTAGCATGCTCTTTCAAGTTAGAGctttttatttttccgatgtaccaaaaaaaaaagttagagcCTTTTATTGGATAGATAATATATAGACACATATCTTGTGCTTAATATGATGCAAGTACCAAATTTTGTTATCATTTAGTCATAAAGACTAATACAATGTCATGAAGtaactaataaaaaaagtaTAGTGTTACATGAATGGATTTTTACATTCTATAACATATCTAAAAAaagtttttcatattttatatgcAGACTTGGAGACTTTGGTGTGAAGGAAAAAGTTTGGAATTGATCGATCCGATAAACAAAGAATCATACATAGAAAGCGAAGTGATGAAGTGCATACACATTGGTTTGTTATGTGTACAAGAAGATGCAGCAGATCGTCCAACCATGTCAACCGTTGTTCTCATGCTTGGGAGTGACACAATGGCCCTTCCTAAACCCAAGCAACCAGCATTTTCAGTTGGAAGAATGGCCTATGAGGAAGGTCCAACTATTATTAACTCCAAGGATAATTCTGTTAATGATGTAACAGTTAGTATTATTTCACCTAGATAGTTGATTCAACAGGATAAATCTTTTACTATGAACAAGCCCTGCATTTAACACTGTTATAGGTATTATTCTTTTTTGTTTCCATGTAAAATCAAAGTTTATTCTGAAGGAATATGGTCTTGAGTGTTGGATCATTATCCAATATTGGGTTGTATATGTAAATAATTATGCATTATAGACTGTAAATTTGTGAGACTCAATTTAATGTCACATTATATGATTTCGGTTAATTGAGGTATTAATGTATTTGATATGACACCCAACCCCCTATTCTTCATTGCTTTTGCCATTTGCTATCcattcaggtacgcttccgctctaCCGCTATCATTTTCATTGATTTGACATGATAAATCTTATTGATCATAGAAAGTTTTACTCTCACATTCATAACTAAATAAAGAGGCTTCCTATCCAAACCAAGTAATCCAATGCATAATGTCTTGCCTATTGTGGTAATAATTTAATGAAAGCAGCCATCAAAAACAGAAAAGTAAGAGTGGACTTGTAAAAGGAAACTAGGATGACTCAAAATAACTTTATGGTTTGGAAGCAAATCCACATTAATATATAGTCATGTAGTACTATAACATATTTTGTTGTCTCAGCAAAGTACCTCCATGGAGGGAACACAACTGAATGTTGGATCCATATCTCTTGTTTTCCTACTATTACTGATCAAACCACTGGTTACAAAGTCACAATCACTCAGCTACATGGGAGATAACTGCCATAACACCACACAGAAACCTCTCAGCCCTTCATTCTAAACCAATCTTGACACCATCCTCTCATGGATGTCCACTGATGCAGCCACAAGCAAAGGCTTCAACCACACCACCATAGGAGATGATGATGCCGTGTATGGCCTATACGATTGTCGTGGCGATGTGGTTGGATACTTCTGCCAGTTCTGCGTCTCCGCCGCTGCCAGAGAAATCCTTCAGCGCTTCCCCAACAGAGCCTCTGCCATCATATGGTATGATTTCTGCATTCTAAGGTACTCCAATGAGAACTTCTTTGGGAATGTCACAACAGACCCATCATGGCACGGTTTTGGAACAAAAAATGTTTCCAGTAGAATAGAGATTCAGAAAGGTGAGGATTTCATGAGAGGTTtgattgcttataaaaaaaaaggcttaatacatcagaagacccctgaaattgtaaagggaatcaattccagggcctgaaaaattttcgcatcaaattaggtccctaagaaattttttttaattcaattaaggtcaaatgctgccagacctcaattttgtcctagtgaGCAATTCCACAtggctttttaattttttttttaattaaaaaaattctaaaacttaattttttaattccaactcatatattaaagcataaatgcctatcaaaaaattttttttaagcataaataaaaaataaaaggcgTAATTGCAGTCACTAATTTTCCTAATCTCCTAATCTTATCACAATCACTTCTTCTCCTAATTTTCCTCCACAAATCTTATCTTATCAATCATCATCctcgagttcaaaaaaaaatcatcatcctcaacacCATATCATCTGCATCCTCAACATACAGACCATAATCCccaacttcttcttcctttttctatATCCCATCTCTCAACCCTAacctcctcctcattctctcaccCACTACAACCCCCAACTCTGCAAATCAACCCCACCACTCCCACGACTATCACCCCACTCCCCTcccccaaacccagaaaatttaCCCATAAAATAGACTTTTCCAAAAcaacaatttcaatttcaatcttctcatctcATCTTTCTCAAATGGCCAACCCTGATGAAGTCTGTGCCCTCTACCGCATCAAACTGCACCTTTTCGGCGAACTCTCTCCCATCCTGATCCGCACCACCACCCAAGAAGACAACGACTTCACCTTTCAATTCGATCTACCAAACCCTAATTCATCTCAATATTTTACTTCAGATCCAACCGATTCAATCTTCGAATTTGACACCAAACCCCAAATATTTGACATACAAATCGAATCTCCTAAACCTATACCCGTCCAGAAGAAGCAACCTACACTGAGTCAACGAAAATCACTCGAGATCTCTCTTCCCAAGAAAACAACCGAGTGGATCCAGTTCGGGGAAATAGcagagaagaggagaaggagaaagagaagaggagaagggtTTGGAACAATGGAATCGAAACCCAGAATCCAGAATCTTACTCCAGGTTGAGGTCGAGGCAGAGGccagcggtggtggtggagatcggAGGAGGAGGCGTTGATGTCGAGGTAGAAGCcagcggcggtggtggcgggaTCACTCTccttcccttcttccttctcttctgcgttcttcttccttctcttgcAACTTTTTCCCCTTCCAGATTAGTTTTAAGGTTTAATTAGAAtaggttttgtttttattgaaatgagatggaattaaaaataaatgaataacaTTAGTTTCTaattaaagaaaaagataaaagcCACATAAATTAAGTTTtggaatttttcaattaaaaaaaatttaaaatgccacgtggaaaagctgagtaggctacacttcagcatcagacacattTTGtccttaattaaattaaaaaaaatttcttagggactcaatttgatgcgaaaatttttcaggccctagaattgattccctttacaatttcaggggccttttgatgtattaagccaaaaaaaaatgagaggTTTGATCAGGAAAGCAACTAAGGAGACCAATCAGTTGTTCTATATGAGTGAGTTCAATTTGAATTCTACTCTGAGAGTGTATGGACTAGTGCAATGCAGCAGAGATCTTACAAATGAGGGGTGCAGGCAGTGTTTGGAGGCCATGTTAACTCAGGTTCCCAAATGTTGTGAAAGAAAGATTGGGTGGCAGGTTCTCACTATAAGTTGTGGGATACAGTATGATGATTACAACTTCTACACTTTTAAGAATCAAACATCTTCAGTTCCTGTGCCTAATTCACAAACAGGTCACACATTAAATGCTTCTTTGTTCTCTTGTAATTACTAATTATATAACAATTTATTTCTGCTAGCACAAGAATTCCCTTACCGTGTTTGGATCCATCTCTCTTTCCTCATAATAAATTCTGGCATCCACAAGCTACTAAAAAAAGCTTCTACCCATAATTCATTTTGGTTTTAGAACTGATTTTAGTTTCAGAGTTAATTGTAGAAATATTTCCAAATATTCAGATAATAACCATGTTATTTTCTTATGCTATTTCAGCCGGACAAGGGGGTACTAGTAAGTCAAGAAACTTGATCATTGGCTTCAGTGTGCTGGGGTCAGTAACTCTATTAAGTTTGAGTGTTTACTGCTTCTGGTGCAGGAATAGAGTTAAAAAAGGTGATTTCCTACAGCAACATATGCTTACATTTGTCTGAATTAGCTTATTTCACAtactttataatatatatagggTCATTTAGTTCAAATATAAACTCAATAAACTTCTCTTTGTAGATTGGCTGACACCTGACAGTGACACCATTCCTCTATCTTCAAATGGGGAAGCTCTGAACTCAGACCTGCCTACAATCCCATTAATCAGAATCCTGCAGAGTGCAGAGCACTCATCATTTTTCAGAGGCATGTAAATTAGGGGAAGGTGGTTTTGGCCCTGTTTACAAGATACTACCTCAATTCCTTTTGTTATTTAAAGTTATGCGCACAGTTTAAAAACTCCTTATTGATACAAACTTGACTAAAAGACCTTTATTTAATTAGTGGATTATGTTTTAGAGAGAATGGTAGTAATTGGTTGAGTTAATGAGGAGAGCGGTGATTTGTGAAAATATGAGGTGATTGGTGAGTAATATAATCATAATAATTGGTTCAACATGGGTACTACTAATGATGTGGAACTTTAGCTATAGGTTCTTTGTTATTGTCACCTTTTCCTAAATGATTTTACATTCATTTCAATCATTTTTTCAGGGAACTCTGCCAGATGGAAGAAAAATTGCAGTCAAAAGGCTCTCAAAATCTTCTGGCCAAGGCTCAGAGGAGTTCAAGAATGAAATAATGTTCATAGCTAAATTGCAACATCGAAACCTTGTAAGACTGTTGGCTTGCTGCTTGGAACAAAATGAAAAGCTACTTGTGTATGAATACATGTCCAATGCAAGTCTTGACTTTCACTTGTTTGGTATGTTTTCATTAttgctttttagtttttaataatcattttaaaaaaaattactgtGCATTATAGGCTTCTGCTTTAGGTGATAATGATGTGGGCTTTAAGGTAGTTGGGAGTAGGTTACAACTTTATTGTATATTATTGCCAGTTAGATGTAAGTATCCCGATTCACGAGTTGTGCACTATGACATTGATATCTCTTGCTCTTAAGGGAACAGCTAATGATCATAATATCCAAGTAAGCTAAGGCCAATTTTCTTTTCCTGATAATTGTATGGAACTAAATTCAAGTTACCTTATGTAAACTGTAGTCATGTTATAACTTGAAAAATATCCAAGAAAGGGTATTACTAGAAAAGTATGGTCTTTTTTCCATGCTAAGGCCAGTACTTAATATTTGGCATTTGGGATTTCTATTTCAAATATTTAGTGATCTTTTTTCTTAGGATTTGCATTTGGGAGTTTCTTTAAGTTTTCTATTTCAaatatttagttattttttttcttaggaTTTATATATCGTGGATCAAGAAAAATCTGGTTCACAAGTTAAAAGAGTTTCTCTGCAAATCTATTTTAGCACATAAGAAGCATATTGTAAATAATGTGTACTTAATGTTAGTAGTAAAAACATGGTTCATAGATGTACCAATTTTTGACAAGGTCCACCATAGAATTGTCATTTTTCTTATCAAATCTTTTCTGTCCTTTTGTTGACAGAtgatgaaaaaagaaagaaaatcgatTGGAAACTAAGATTAAGCATTATGAATGGAATAGCTAAAGGTCTTCTATACCTTCATGAGGACTCTCGGCTAAGAGTAATCCATAGAGATCTCAAAGCTAGCAATGTTCTATTAGACCAGGAAATGAATCCCAAAATATCAGATTTTGGATTGGCAAGGGCATTTGAAACAGGCCAAAACCAGGCAAATACAAGAAGAGTAATGGGTACCTAGTGAGTTCCACTTACACCTCACATTTATTTTATCAATAAGATTTATTACTAATGCAGTTTTAAGCACTTAATTAGttgaaaaagaataaaatttcCCCTAGTCCTAAATTAATCTATGATTTAAGAGAATACTAACACAAAGTTGAACTGATTTCAATAGTGGATACATGGCTCCAGAGTATGCTATGGAAGGATTATTTTCAGTTAAATCCGATGTTTTCAGCTTTGGAGTACTTGTTTTAGAAATCATTTGTGGGAAAAAGAACAGTGGATTCTATCTGTCCGAACATGGTCAAGGCCTTCTCTTATATGTAAGTTTTTCATTCATATCTGATCAAGAATGTGTTAACTAGAACTTATATAGCAACATTCACAATTACTTGCAGACATGGACAAAATGGTGTGAAGGAAAATGTTTGGACTTAATGGATTCCCAATTGGAAAAATCCTGCATAACCAGTGAAGTTGTGAACTGCATACACATTGGCCTATTGTGTGTTCAAGAAAATGCAGCAGATAGACCAACCATGTCAAATGTTGTAGAAATGCTGGGGAGTGACACAATTACCCTTCCAAAACCTAAACCCCCTGCATTTTCAGTTGGAAGAATGGGCCCAGAGGATGCATCTACTTCAAGAAGTTCCAATAATCTTTCTATTAATGATGTAACAATCTCTAACATTCTACCAAGGTAATTAAGGGACGCcgaataaaaacatattttctttgTTGCTCCCAATAAATGGTAATCTAAATCTTGAAGATGATTGTTACAAAATACCTGAAATAATATGAACTGGAAAGTAATTATCAAATTCTGGAATAGGGGAATGTATCTCGGTTTATTTTGtgtgcatttttttttcttgtcatCACCCATTCGAAAAATGGTTGCATATCCTTCCAACAAATATTTTTCTCAAGATTCAAACTTGTATTATCATCGTGACAACTACGAGGATCTAGTTTGTTTACAACCATACACCAACACCTTGTTAGTTTTATTGATAAAccaaatattattaataagaaGCACAAGAGgtgcccaaaaaaaaaaaaacactaaagtTAGAAGTCAATGAGTCCTAAATCATGTTGCATAATCCTACAAAATTTCCAAAAAGTTACAGGGTTATTAGACCATTCCTACCTTGTTTCAATTGCAATCTAGTGTTTCTTATATATAGTGCGCCTTGTTTAAATTTAGGTTCACAAGTTAAAATGGAGCTAATACATTTCTTTTcaaagcacaaaaaaaaaacattttttaagcTGTTTTTTCCCCATACTTTTACACAACTTTTGGTTTTAGTCTCTCATCAGAGTGAAAGTGGGAGATCGTCCCTAACCTTTAGAGTATTGATTGGTTTTAGTCCTTCCGGTTGGGTTGATCAACGCAAAAGCTTCAGGAGTCCCACATGTGgttgccacgtcatttaatgagcccatgtggaatttttttcatttaaatttaaaataaaacacaTAATTAAACTAATTAATCTATCCCTATTAAGTGGTGGTTGGACGTGGCAGAGGAAAAATAATTATGTGttctatttaatatattatatttagtTGAACGATGTTTCGTGCTTGTTGTCGTTACTATTGATTTGGAGATGTGGCGTTTGAATTGAAGTGAATATAACTTGATTCTCGAAGACGACGGTGCCTGGAGGCGGCACTATTAGCTGCGTGCGATGGTAGCTAAAGGCGATGACAGTTAGGTGAGCTTGGGTAAATTAGTGAAGAAGAGAGTAAATTATAATtagtattttatattattttaagattaaatttataatttcgAATGGTTAAAAGTTAAAAGAAGTCTTTTTATAAGTGAAAGATTCACATGACACTTTTTTTAAGGCAAATACTATCATTcaattaaaattatgaaataaaCTATTGATTAAATCAACTTATGTAAATATTTTGTCCACCAATCTACATTCATATGATGGATAAATGATTGATATGAAGGGAAAATCGGTGAAAATGAGATGCAAGAGAAAAATGAatcagaatttttttattttccaatgaATGAGAATATAGCATAGTTGCAAGGTAAAATTCTCTTGTTTGGGTTGAATATTCCGATCACGTGGCTCTCAATGATAAGGCCTTCTAGGGCTGCACatggattgggttggatggattttcaaGCTAATCAGAACTCGAACCGATCATAACTGTTTGGGTTGGGTTCGGTTggattttgtgaattttcacctacgaatccgaaccaacccaatccgacaatcttcgggttggtttggatggattgattggatcgctatattaagataaaaataaatctgaaatattgaaaaatattaaaaaacaagtacttcaagtctCTAACATGCGATTACATCACAGGTTAATAACTACCATCTACACACATCtatacaacaacacataactaaaCAAGTATTTCAAGTTTTTAAATATGATAAGTAATTACAAACAAATTAGTCTCCAAGTTCCTAAAAATCACTCAAATAATAGGATCAAAGTCTCCATAAATTACATACCCTATTAGTAGGTTAggcaaaaattaaaattattaaaaatatatattaaataatatattattattacatgATTGAATTTCGGGTTGAGTTTGATGGATTATTATGGAATACGATATCCGATCCAAAGATGATTGGATCGTAATAAAATCCATCCGGTAGACCCGTTGGcccaatccaacccgcatttttaccattggattgggttggatggatttattgGGTTGACCTGGCCTATGTGCACCCATAAGGCCTTCACTCAATCTTGCTCACCGGTAGGGGGCGCACATGGGTTGAGTTTGATGGgttttggtcaaaataaaatccgaaccgataaaaattgtctgggttgggttgggttgggttggatttcacaaATTTCTTgttcggacccgatccgaaccagCCCGACGAagttcggattgggttggatagATTGATTGGGtcgctatattaaaataataatatatctgaaatattaaaaaatcttacaaaaattattataaattcataaaaagttataaaaaatactaaatatgttataatactaaatagcatgaaaaagacacaaaaagtcatatcaaatagcatgaaataataccacataaatgacatatagccaaatatcatgaaaacataaaacttcattatcaaatgacatgaaacaatctaacataaatagtacctaaaaagtgaaaaacaacactaaatgtcatgacatgacacttagaacttagatgtctccaacatgccaaataactatatataaacatgtaacaaataactacgaacaaatactctaagttcaaatatgacaaataactacaaatacttaagtctcaaagtttcaaaagtcatcactccgacactagcactcaaagtatgagtaaaattataaaaaaatattattatatgtatgggttctgggttgggttggatgtatttgaactgaatccgaaatccgatccgaacttggttgggttgtagtaaaatcgATTAACCCGATTGTCCGATCCAACCcacattttttctattggatcggattgggttggacggATTCATCGGATCTACCCGACGCATGTTCACCCCTAATCACCGGTGTGCACCTGATCCCCAATGTTATGTTCACACCTCTAAaatgaggtggagagaggtggaggatgagagagataggaagaaaagaaaaagtaagagagagaaaatatgagatgtgatagatgttaagaggagagagatagaaataaaaagaggtggaaatgaagtgttttaaacatgaggtgtgtatatatcattgttgcttTTACTAGCGTTTGTTTGGTCATCAAGAAAATGCAAAAGAAAATTTCCCATATTTTCCCGAGAAAAAAAACCTAATAGACTCCATTTCCGCAGCTGTTTCCTATCGGCTCACCCTCAAGATCCGGTGTTCTTGGGTAATTGTTCTGTGCATGATATTCTTCACTGTAATGCAGTTATTGTTTTGGTTCAAGATTTCAGGTTGACAAAATGCATTTCTAGGTGAAATTTAAGTGCTCACTCTCCAGTAAACTGCTTATGATGTATTTGCAACTGCTTCAAATTTGTTAATAGCTGAATTGATTCCATTTCCATTATGGGTTTTAGATTGTTCAGTTTGAAGTGTAAGCATTTACTATTAGTAGTAGTGGCGGTTCTGTTAATTTGGTGAATATGAAACAAAGGAGTAGCATGTTAGACTTCATTTTCTGTAGGCAGTATTTGATATCAGAGTAAACATTCTTGGTATCTTGGTAGAGTTTGTTCTGGGCCATTTTGGAACCTTTTTTCATGATTCAAGCTTAACAACTTCAAACTATAGAATTTTGTTCTATAGCTTGTTAATAGTGCCCTTGAGCAAGCTCTGTTAACTCTGTGAGACTGCAGTCTGTGCATGAGTAATAAAATGACCTGATATCTAAAGCTTAAGCTGGGCTGGAAACGATATGCTTGGCTCAGTTATGCATCGATTTGACtttaactatatataaacaCGCGTTTcaacttaaatttgaataatcAGAAAGTTATCAACCGTCTGAAGACTCTTAAGAAGAGGTTTAAAGTAATAAAAGGTATTCTGAGTCAGGATGGTTTCTGGTGGAATCCAAATACGAAGATGATCGAGTGTGATCGTGTTGAGCTTTGGAAGAGATATGTTGCGGTGAGTTTACCTTTGATCTTTTTCACTTCTttgaatttataaatttatcTGACGTACCTATTCTAATGTCCTCTAATTCATTGAATAGGCACACCCTGATGCTAAAGGATTTTGTGGAAAGCAGATAGAGATGTATGATCAACTTAAAATTGTTTGTGGAAACTATCAAGCTCCCGGTCGTTGGGCAAAGGTGAAGGATGATAACCACTTAGTGAATATGAAGAATTGTGACGATGAATCCGCCTCCTTTGCATCTCCCGTTTCAGAAAATACGAGTGAGACAGATGGAACCGAATCATACAGTGAGCCTCCAGAGTATGAGCAGATGCCCAATGGTTATCAAGAGGCTCCTGTCGTCCATCCTCTAAGACAGCTTCCGAAACGGCCT
This portion of the Lotus japonicus ecotype B-129 chromosome 3, LjGifu_v1.2 genome encodes:
- the LOC130745354 gene encoding cysteine-rich receptor-like protein kinase 10, translated to MCMALPMGNWRLKSSFSSFMFLLFFLLLHFTPTITAQSPIYMYTFCHNSTTGKSPTTSYQSNVNNFLSWVTSDSITGTVYNETIIGNNGDGDGDAAVYGNYNCRGDLSGYFCQFCLTTAAREIAQRCPNTVTAMIWYDTCIIRCSNYNFFGKISLTPAWNVSGSKTIKDSTELRKAQDDMRGSITKLTNQNQNQYWGTVEFNWTNTEKRYGLLQCSKDLTSHDCRQCLETLLDIVPLCCETKVSWAIMAPSCGMKFDDYRFYQITNQTGTGSPSLIPNPAEHEGGRNTKNRIIIIVSVLVAVALLICCVYYSWSKNGLCKVGLLLKTNPTASNDHVQREESLNEDLPIIPLAVIQKITNNFSESSKLGEGGFGPVYKGTLPDGTEIAVKRLAETSGQGLEEFKNEVIFIAKLQHRNLVKLLGCCIEENEKMLVYEYMQNSSLDFHLFNEEKQKQLDWKLRLSIINGIARGLLYLHEDSRLRVIHRDMKASNVLLDHEMNPKISDFGLAKKFEIGQSQSRTERVIGTYGYMAPEYAMAGLFSVKSDVFSFGVLLLEIIYGKRNGEFFLSEHAQSLLLYTWRLWCEGKSLELIDPINKESYIESEVMKCIHIGLLCVQEDAADRPTMSTVVLMLGSDTMALPKPKQPAFSVGRMAYEEGPTIINSKDNSVNDVTVSIISPR
- the LOC130745358 gene encoding uncharacterized protein LOC130745358 is translated as MIECDRVELWKRYVAAHPDAKGFCGKQIEMYDQLKIVCGNYQAPGRWAKVKDDNHLVNMKNCDDESASFASPVSENTSETDGTESYSEPPEYEQMPNGYQEAPVVHPLRQLPKRPRSSDELQEALMTVASSIRRLADSMERSKCSIDAAELLQAPFEYLNADPIKARAFLTYNTRMRKIYMFKQFWWWR